A single region of the Malus sylvestris chromosome 8, drMalSylv7.2, whole genome shotgun sequence genome encodes:
- the LOC126633520 gene encoding thaumatin-like protein 1b isoform X1 — translation MEDAKLQAFNSSSPLFFYKYSALPPFQKIPHTLSSVLSPNPSFESMARLPSLLISLLTIMGLQTSGVVSRTFTMENKCDYTVWPGILTNAGISPLPTTGFALAKGETKTISAPASWGGRFWGRTLCSHDSAGKFSCLTADCGSGKLECSGNGAAPPATLAEFTLDGSGGLDFFDVSLVDGYNLPMLVVPNGGTGTNCTKTGCVTDLNTICPSDLKVTGADGAAGVACKSACEAFGQPQYCCSGAYGSPDTCKPSQYSQIFKSACPQAYSYAYDDKTSTFTCGGGDYTIIFCPSPSTSQKASQDNTQPQPTTTPPSTTTSTSPQEINNTMEYDGGSYDSFSAASIHTFEPRVMSAVGVIALLWQLLF, via the exons ATGGAAGACGCAAAGTTACAAGCTTTCAACTCTTCCTCTCCCCTATTCTTCTATAAATACTCTGCCCTCCCACCTTTTCAGAAAATCCCGCACACCCTCTCCTCTGTTCTCTCTCCAAATCCCAGCTTTGAATCCATGGCTCGATTACCATCATtgttaatttctctgttaaCCATCATGGGGCTACAAACATCTG GTGTTGTTTCAAGGACATTCACAATGGAGAACAAGTGCGACTACACAGTGTGGCCGGGCATTCTCACCAACGCCGGGATCTCACCTCTTCCGACCACCGGCTTCGCCCTCGCAAAGGGCGAAACGAAAACAATCTCCGCCCCAGCCTCGTGGGGCGGCCGCTTCTGGGGCCGAACCCTCTGCTCCCACGACTCCGCCGGCAAATTCTCCTGCCTCACCGCGGACTGTGGCTCAGGAAAATTAGAATGCTCAGGCAACGGAGCCGCCCCGCCCGCCACTCTCGCTGAATTCACACTCGACGGCTCCGGCGGGCTTGATTTCTTCGACGTCAGCCTCGTGGACGGGTACAACCTCCCTATGCTGGTGGTCCCCAATGGCGGCACTGGGACCAACTGTACTAAGACCGGCTGCGTTACCGACCTCAACACCATCTGCCCTTCCGACCTCAAGGTCACCGGTGCCGACGGAGCTGCAGGAGTCGCGTGCAAGAGCGCGTGCGAGGCGTTCGGCCAGCCGCAGTACTGTTGCAGCGGAGCCTACGGTTCACCCGACACTTGCAAGCCCTCTCAATACTCTCAGATTTTCAAGAGCGCGTGCCCGCAGGCATACAGTTACGCTTACGACGACAAGACCAGCACATTCACATGCGGCGGCGGCGACTACACCATCATCTTCTGCCCATCGCCCAGTACCAG CCAGAAAGCGTCACAGGACAACACACAGCCGCAGCCGACAACTACACCGCCGTCGACAACCACCTCAACCTCGCCGCAGGAGATAAACAACACAATGGAGTACGATGGCGGCTCGTACGATTCATTTTCGGCCGCGTCCATTCACACGTTCGAACCACGTGTAATGAGTGCGGTCGGCGTCATCGCTCTGCTATGGCAGCTCTTGTTCTAA